The Rhododendron vialii isolate Sample 1 chromosome 1a, ASM3025357v1 region CAACCACAGAATCCAGCTGGCTTGAGCCGAGGGTGATGGCCATAACCTGTTCAGACGGCTTTTCGAAGCTCGGCTTGGGGACCTCGTCGAAGGTGATGGTGCGACTACCCGAGGTCTTGTAAACTGAAGCAAGACCTGCAAGGGCGTCAGCGTGGGCGTTATGCTCCCGAGCGATCCACTCCACTTCGACGCGTCCAAATTTGCCGAACAAAGACAACACGTGGCTTACGTAAGCATTCATACGTCgatctttggcttgataatcgTCGTTTGAATGCCCCACAATGAGCTGAGAATCACAAAAGACATGAACCGAATCTGCATCCAgccgaagagcaagttggaggcCTGCAATTAGAGCCTCATATTCCGCCTCGTTGTTCGTCGCCGTGTACCCAATTGAAACCACGCTTTCATGAACAGTCCCGCTGGGTGAAACAAGGACGATGCCGGCACCAGCTCCATCGACGGTCAGTCGCCAAGCATCGCCGGAGAAGAGCTTCCATTGTCTTTTGGGTTTCTTGCGCCCGAGGGAATACCGAGCTCGGAGTGGTTCGGCATGACAGCTGGACGGCccttccaaaacctcttcttcttgaatCCGAGAGTCCTCAGCAGCAATTGCCAGGGCATTGGCCTCGTCTTGTAAGCCGGGAGTTagttcggcaaagaagtcggccaGGACTTGCCCTTTGATAGCTGTCCGAGGCTCGAATTGGATGTCGAAGTTGGCCAAGTCTTGAGAGAACTTCAGGATTCGACTCGACGTGTCCGTTTTCCGAAGAACAGCTctgagaggaaactcagtgaggaccacaatcctatgggattgaaagtagggcaagaggctcgttttagcaGAAACGAGAGCTAATGCTAACTtttccataggcagatacctcgtctgagaATCCGTCATCGTTTTACTGGAGTAGAAGATCGGTTGATGGTCCATCCCTTCTCTCCGAACAAGAACCGCGCTCGTTGCATGGTCAGAGACGGCAAGGTAAAGATAGAGATCTTCATCGGGCAGGGGCTTGACGAGCAAAGGAGCGTGAGATAGGTATTGCTTTAAAGATTGCAGAGCCTGCTCGCACTCCTCTGTCCATACAAATCTGCGTCGGCTTGTTGTGATTGCTCGGAAGAACGGGCGGCAGAGATCGCTCGAACGTCGAATGAAACGGTTCAAGGCAGCAACCATCCCCGTGAGCCGCTGTACCTCTTTAATCGTCGTTGGAGCTCGTAGCCGCTGCACAGCCAAAATCTGGGTAGGATCAGCTTCGATTCCTCGACGACTCACCATGTATCCTAGGAATTTCCCCGAGCTAACgccaaacgcacacttctcggcattgagacGTAGCTTCCTATGTTTTAGAACAGCAAAGACCTCTCCCAGATCCCGAAGGTGGTCCCGAGCGAATATGCTTCTGCAAACCAAATCGTCAATATAAGCTTCTACTTTTACGCCGAGCATGCCAGGAAACATCTTCGTGATGGAGCGTTGAAAAGTGGCGCCTGCATTCTTCAAGCCGAACGGGACAACCTTGTAACAGAAGGTTCCCCGAGGCGAGATGAAAGCCGTTTTTTCTTGATCTTCCGGATCCAAAGCAATTTGATGGTAGCCCCGATACGCGTCCATGAAGCTTAGGCGCTCGCATCCTGCCGTTGCATCTACCATCTGCTCGATCCGAGGAAGTGGAAATCGATCCATAGGGCAGGCGTCATTGAGGTTCGTGTAATCGACACAGACCCGTagcttcccatttttcttcgggACTACCACTGGGTTGGCAAGCCAGGTGGGGTATAGTACTTCCCGAATGACGCCAGCTTCCAACAGTTGATTCACCTCTGCTATCACAGCTTCGGTATGCGCGGCCGACGAGCGTCGAACTTTTTGCACAACCGGTCGCCTATTCGGATCCACATTCAATGAGTGCATAGCGAACGAAGGGTCCACGCCCGGCATGTCTTGtggtgtccaagcaaagacCTCTATGTTCCTCATCAGGAATCGATACATCTCCTCCCGTTCGTTCATGCTCAATGAactcccgatcaaaaaatatcttccttCTTCCCCAGGAATGGAAAAACGTATCAGCTCCTCGGCTGACCGTTGTTCGGCGAGTAcaccaacatcctcaatcactGGGGTAGGAGCGGCAGCCACGCATTGTACCTCCATGCAGCTCTGTTTGTTCGTTacagtgctgatgtagcatttcttggattggatttgatcgCCTCGCAGGCTCTCCTGTCGTCCGTTCCATCCGACGAATTTTACCACCTGGTGATATGTTGAAGCAACCGCTTGCATCTCgtgtagccaggttcggccaagaatgaCGTTGTACGGACTTGGCGAAGCGACCACGACAAATTCGATCTCCAGGATGCGTGATCCAGCTCGCACAGGGAGGGTAATCAGGCCGAGTGGCCATACCGGGGCTCCCGTAAAACTAACAAGGGGAGCTGACGCTGTCCGAAGTTGAGCGGGAGATAATCCGAGGCTCTGATAAGTGGAGAAAAACATGACATCggccgagcttccctgatctATCAATACCCGTTGTACGGTTGATTTTTCAATGGCAATAGTACGAGAGCATCTGCATGTGGAAGTTGCACGCCTTTTAAGTCGTCGGAAGAAAAAGTTATAGTACCGCCGAAGCTAGGATCTTCCCACTTTCGCTTTCCCGAGGCTCCCACATTGCAGACTGACGCAGAGGCGACAGCCCTGTCAATTTCCGAACGAAGTTCGGCCGCCCTTCCTTCGGATACCAGCCCTTGTATTACGCTTACGAGATTGCCAACAAGAGGGggaggtggaggaagtggaTTTTGCCGAACGTCGATCCACTGATTGAGGTGACCGGCAGCTGCTAGCTCTTCTAGATACCTTTTGAAAGGTGGGCACTGCGTGGTGTAATGGCCACGTTCCTTGTGATACGTGCACATCCCCGGGCCGCTTCCGACGGTGCCTAAGAGTaccgttggccaaacaaagaacggCAATTTGCCAATGATGTTAAGAAGTTTATAAATAGGTTCAATGAATACCGTACGTTCGGCGACGTATTCGTCCGGTCGGGGTTCTCTTTTCGTTTGTGTCCAGGGTTGTGGCTGAGGGTGCTGAGAGGGTCGGCCCTTGTTGTTCGACTTGTTCGATGCCTGGCCCGAGCTACCCTGGCTTCCTTGCCCTTGACGAACGTTCGATACCTGCTTCTTCGGCCCTATCGTCTTGGCAGGTTCAGCTTTTGACGTATGCCGCTCGGCCATTGCTTCTTCGTGAACGCAATCTTTCTCGATTATTGTCATGAGCTCCCCCATCGTCTTAGGTGGATTTCGTGAGAGGTCACGAAACATTGCCGAGGTTGGGTCCAATCCATTCATGAAAGACTCGGCTGCCACCCCTTGATCACAGTCGGGAATGAGgttatagacttcccagtaacGCTCGGTATAGAGTCGCAGTGTTTCTCCCGCCGTTCTTCGCATGTTCACCAGCATTGATAACGTCTTCGGTTGAATGTTGCTGGTGACGAAGCGTTTGCTAAACTCCAATTCCAGCTCGTTAAAGCAAGAAATGGATTTGGGCTTCAACTGATTGTACCATAACATGATCGATTCACTGAGAGTGAGCGGGAAGATTTTACACATAAGAGCGTCAGAAAAGTTATGGAGGCTCATGGTTTGCCTGAAGCGACAaacgaacgcgactgcgtcCTCTTTTGCCTCATAGCGCTTCAGCTTCGGCATGACGAATCTGTCTGGCGGCCGCTCTTGTTGAATAgcatccacgaagggggaagcctttgccttcccgagcttcgaattGTCTTCGGCCTGCCCTTCGGCTGTGATCTGTGGGGCGATAGGGGGAAGAACATCAGTGTGCCGCTCTGGAGTCTTTCTCTTTTCCCGCCGATGGCGCCGACGGtgctcctctttttccctcggTCGTGGAGCGGCTAGCATTAAGGGCGCCTGTGCCTCCCTCAAGCTTGTCAATGGTGCGTGCCGAGGTTGAAGCGCCGGGTCGACGGGTTGGTACACGGTTGGCAGGCCCGTGAATTGATCGTAGAGGACAATCGTATTATCGTGCTCCGAACGGTTTCCTCTGCTTTCTGTTCGGTGTAGACTGCCAGAGTTGGCTGAGTGTCGCCCATCGTGACGTTCGGAATCATGTCGCGATTGAAATGAATATTCCCGGTTGCTACTGGTATGGGGTCGCCGAGGTGGATCATTTAAGTCCACGGGCCTCTTCCCACTTTTCTGATTCATACGACGTTCGGAGCGGTGTTGTGTTCGGACAGATTCGCCTCCCCTGTTGGTTCCCGCCGTGGAGCCCGTTGCCGAGGATCTAGTACTCTCGGCTCGAATGATGCTTGTCAGCCGAGGTCGTGAAACCCCCTGATCGAGGCGCTCAAAGACAGTTCGTCGTTCGGTAACAGCGAGTTCGGCCGTTTGGGGTGGGCGAGACGGCCGACGTCGTTTGCGGGATCTATTCGGTCGACTGGGCTCGGCATGATGTTCGTTGGCAGGGGTTGCGGTCAACCCCCCGTCCCGCTCCTCTAGCCGTTGTTGCAGCATAGTAATAACCGCTGCCTGACGTTTTTGTTCGGCCAGGGCGATATCCAACTCGGTCGGTGGAAAACAAAGTTGGCGGGCTACATGTGGAACTGCCCTAGCCGCTTGACGGGGCTCAAGGTTGATAGATCCGTAGCCTTCCAACCCAAGGGTAAAGTTCTCTGGGCCCGGAGGTGAGAGATGTTGAGCCATTTGTTCCGTGCAAATATGAAGAACAAACAGGATCTGCGATGAACGAAGGCCCTCAACGGATTATGAATgcgaagaacacaaagaacacccCGAAAGTTGTTTTCTGCaatccccagcggagtcgccaattgtgggggcgtgatttcttcgtgctCCTTCTGGTGCGaccggtcttgatgtacctgtagaaccggagggggttgctcctccgggaagaagctccgatgatTAAGTCAGTAGATGGAAAGaaagaagtttagtaagaacagTCTGCAGGAAAGAGAAAATGCTCCCTTCGACTAGATTCTCCCCTCTTTTGACTCAGTGGCcatgcttctctatttataggcaaagagatGAAGTGCTGAGTAAGTTGgccatactttccacgtgtcacgttctGCTCGCTTGGCGCCTTTCTAGCAGGGCcagttaatgaacaccacttctctagtctttcagagccacatgggcTGATGTCAGGAGGGTCatatcgttcagagatgtcacttcgaatgtaAGAGAGGACAGCCTAaatatcagtagatatttatggaaggttccacaatcgtcCAGGTTCGGCGGGACCCGCGTCCAGCATACGAATTATCCGAGCGTATGACATCCCGGCCGAGGCACACCCTGGCCGAACAAACGGAAGTTCGTATCCGTGCGCTTGATAAAGCCCCGAGCGAACTCATGTGTCGtatgttcggatgttgcttatAATTGTTCGGTGAAGCACTCGTGGTTCTGTCTATCTTTCGGCCCAACCGAAGTCCAGACTTATTTGGAGGCGAACCGTGATAGCTTGGATGATGAGTCAAACAACGTGTGAACCCTCATCGCCCCTTTTGGACCTggtgaaccttcggatatttcggccccctacagaATATTCATCGACAACAGATAAATTAAATTATACATAAAATAGAGTAGAAAAAGTCAATGATTGTCAACAACCTAGTGTGCTGACAATGGAAGCTCTATTAAGGGCACTCACATAGTACAGTTCAAAAATGATTGCAATACATATGAAGGTCTGACTGTGCACTAATcttgagaagaaaaaacaatAGGAAACAATTGTATCCCTGTCGATGTCTAAATAAATTAACTGCACATGGTGAATGGATTCAATTTTATACTTGGCCCGAGTCGCACAAAAACGAAGATTAAAAAAGACATAGTAAAAAGAATAAATAGAAAGAGGATTAACAAGAGGACACCAATCAATTTCTCATCAAAGTTCAGGCCCCTGACAGCATGATGTTTTGATCTTTAGACATACAGGGATGCAAACAAACAAGCAAGCAAGCAGTTGAAAATACATGCCTTTCTTCCTGCGACATTCCAGAATGTATACAGATAAACGGAAAGTTGCATTCTACAAGTAACTTGTTCAGCTCAGCAGCTCTATTCACACTCTTGACAAAAATGACAACTTGATTGAAGTCCAGTGCATCAAGGAGGTCATTCAGCCAGCGATTTTTCTCAAGCTCACTTAGTTTAATGTAGTGCTGATGGCAAAAGCATAACaacaaaatttccaacaaaaatcAGTAGGTAAGTCCAACAAAAATCATTGATGCTCAACAAGAGACACAAGAAATACCTGTATGAGACCGTGAAGAGTCAGTTTGGCCTCATCATCCACATAAATTTCCATTGGCTGAAAGAGACAAATATCACAAAGCGACATATTAGAATTAGAGAAGACGGGTTTATCCTTCATATTTTTTGGCTCCAAGGGTCATTGGCTGACAGAAAGGTCAAGCCCCCACTTGCACATTCAATTCCACCAACTGAATTCATGCAAGACTTGCTCCCCAATCTTTCATACCACCAACTAATCTTGTCTGGCTAAATTATCAGGAAGCGTCACTATTCATCTTCAGTtagatgaaaattttctgatttttcttcCAGACCTCCAGATCTAAACAGAAACTATGCTATCAGTAAAAGAATTTTCAAATATGACCTTTTACTCCAAAAAAATGGTTAGTGCAGAAGGAATTTTATGCCATGTACATTGTTACTGTCTCACAATGGTGTACGAAGGGTAATATTAGTGACTGGCGTCCAACAATACACTTAAGAAGTGATTGGTTCCCAGTATCAGAAGCAGAAGGCACTTGTTTGATTAAATAGGTTTAAAAACATGTAGCATGAATGATGCCATACTACATTTTTGTAGTTCAATTATTTAGCTTACAGAAACAGGAGAAGTACAACAGTAATAGATGGCCGATGCAAAAAGAAGTGAAACCAATCTCTGGGACATTCTTTTATACAAGAGAAATTGGCTCAATGCCCTGAAAGTGTCCCAAATAAATCGAAAAAACTGTCTTTGCTGTTTGTGAGAAAGATGATGACGATATAGTGTATTTGTTATGACAGaaattcttaaataaaaaaGATACTAGAAACTGTCCTCCATCAGCTTATCAAACCATGCTACAAATACCATCTTACATATCATGAATTCTACCAGGACTGATATTCCTTAGAAATCCTTAATCCATAGCACTGTAGATGAATAATGGCCCCATATGTATGGTAGGCAAAATTTCATAAACCACTGAAGAACACTGATGATCCTACATCGTCAGTCACACACAATCACAAGTCAGAAAAGGAGGACATGAACCATTATCAAAGGTGTGTTACAGGACGAACAAGggtcaagggaaaaaaaacaatcagTTACGTGTACACTTTCTGGATTTAGGATAGCCAAAAAGAGGCAGTTATAAAACATCAAAAGAGTAGAGAGcaaaaaatattacatcttgCATGAACTTCTTGCAAACTGGGCGAATCTCCTTGCTGAGTGTAGCTGAGAACATCATAACTTGTCCGGGAAATGCTACGGTGTCTACCCGCcgtttggggacaccgtaacttttggcataaccgaccattaaaagcataacaaaaaccagTGATGCGTATAATCAAAACCTTACAAAGGCGTAACccccaaaatccccaaaatttcTGGGGATTTTGAGGGTTATGCCTCtgtaaggttttggttatgcacatcactggtttttgttatgcttttaatggtcagttatgccaaaagttacggtgtccccaaaatgaccggggacaccgtaGCATCATCCCCCTAACTTGTTTATCATGAGGGGTCAGCTAAAAAATTTCCTGCACATCCTTCCTCATGTTTGTAGACAAGATGAGAAATTCAAATCATTTTGGTTGCTAAAAAAGTTAGAAGCCAGTCAGTCAAGCCACACAAAAGTAGAGAAACAATACAGGCCAAAATTGTGAAACCTTCTGGACGGACTATCAACATGCAGAAGCTTACCAAGTGATTCCAGCATCTTGTCACACTCATCAAGAATAAAATGTCTCATATTTTTCAAGCCAAGGTCCTTATCTCCTGCAAGACCCAAGATTCTACCAGGTGTTCCAACAACAATATGAGGGCATTCATTCTTCAGCAAATCCTTGTGCACCTTGATATTGACACCACCTTAAAAGACAGCAACTTAAATATCAGGCCAATAGGTACTGAACCTCTCAAACTCATGGCAGATCTGTAGAAATAAAGGATTATTATTAGTCGACAAACAAAGTCGTATACAACAATACAAGTTCCAACTCTTACGTATATGCATGAGTGGAGAAAGGCATTTTTGTCATTGCAGTATTTCCAAACTGGATGCATAGGAATGGCCTCCAATGTCCACGACATACCTGGTAAGCCAATTCCCTTGTAGGACAACGGATGAGAGCGGCAACCTGTCCTGAAACAGGTTCAATCTGCTGCAGCGTAGAGAGAACAAACACCACAGTTTTCCCCATCCCTGACGTTGCTTGACGGATAACATCCATTCCTAGGATAGCTTGTGGTATACACTCATGTTGCACTGGTGAAGAAGCAAAGAAAATTGGAAGGGACGAATCCTCAGTAAGTATAAATGACCTTCTAGATCCTTTTAATGGAGACGTTTACCAAACCAATTTTCGTGCCGGGAATCGTGAATATGGAATTAGTGTTCACCTGCACAATGTAAGATGACAAGTTAAAAAAGAAGTACGGTCATGAAAGCTAAGCAGAGATATAGATGAAATATGCAGGTCAATATCTTCTGGAGAAGGAGGACTCAAAGGGCCAACATgtcccactttcaaccaaaacgcaGTGTCCACTGCCCAGGAAGGCTACGCAGTGATCTACTGCAGTTGAACATCACCATTAGAATCATTGGGTATAAGCAGTGAATATCGACAAGCAGGGACAGACCGGGGGCGAATGAGCCCGGGCgatgtttcaattttttaaaagtatagTTGTTTCTTCTCAATAATTTTGAAATAGTAAGAGTTTGTCAGCCCAACATAGTTTTGCATGATCCAACACCTGTCCAACCAAGAGATTTTACACTTTGTATTAGCATAATTAATACTACTAGCACCTTTCATATGTTACAAACTGACCAAAATATGAGCCGATGAGGACTAATGACTAAAATTATTTCCCCAGTTGCAACAAATAAACTTTTAAAAACAACATAGTGCTAATAAAattatgttttcttcttccgtTATCTTCTTCTCTGTTTGTGTGCATGTGATGGTTTTAATAGTATATATTCGGTTAGTTTTTTGAGGTTCAATAACATACATTATTTTTGGTCTTTCATTTTGTAAGTGTTATTTTTTGAGGTTCAATAATGCTTTTTATGGTTGTAGTTGGTTTGCTTTATAATATTTgagttcaccaaaaaaaaaatatgcatttcgacgagaagaatcgaacaagtaaaaaattatactcAAAACACAATTTGTTTTGAATGAGGACAATTATTATAAATCCAAAGGACAAATCTTCCAagtttttttcgtctttattaaaaaatatttgagttttcatcgtgattttttacatattttatCCTTCGTCAAGATGATTCAATAATCCACAAATGGAcatgaaactaacaaatgcggaaaaagattgaaaaaggaaaaaaataagctaattgaTTTATTTATCCAAGCTAGACCttggttttttatccaaacaagACCTTAAGTTTGATAATGTTCAAGTTTGGGataacaaagaagaaaactggtcaaaaaataaaataaaataaaagaggacAAGAAGATAACGGAAGAAGAAAATGTTGAATTTTTAACAAGTAAAACGGCGTCATTTTGCTTGAGAAATAAAGAAGATTGCTGTGAACTTATTAGATCTCTTTATTGGTGTGTTGTCAAGCCCACAGCAAAACCTTCACAAAAATCTCACAAAGGATCTGGATCCGAAAATTGGACTATTGTCAAGATGTATTAGCATAATCAACTTAAATGGAACTTGGTTAGTCAACCTTTTCCTATGGCTTCATGTGATGAGATAGATTACTCCCGTTTTATCATGTGTTCCGCTGACACAAGCCATTCTTGGACTATGAATTCAAGATTGCTATTGTCATGTAAaacaaggaattttttttgggtagacGGTTAAGGGCGTCTAGGTCAACTTACGCATATCTCAACTAATCTCCTCTCCGGTCCGGTCCGGTTAAAGACAAACCATTGATACCAGAACTAGAGAATTCACAAGAACCAAACTCTAATCTATTGTGTGGGGAACAAACCCATCAACCAACTGGACTAACCACCTAACTCTGATCAATTGTGTAGGGAATAGGACTAACCCTTGGGACTAACCAGGGAATATTACACCTTCATGCGACTAGATTCACGAGCTCGGCACATTTACGAAGAAATGAACTGTCTGCTTCCACAACAAGGATTGAAAAATAATTGTTGgccatgcaagtatcaaatgTGCACAAAATCTAATACAAGCACATTTCCAGATTATGACTTGGATAAAATGCTTGTTCTTATTGCAAGGAGAGACGAGAGAGGGGTTTGTCTTTTGCTCCCAACAGAAGGATAAACACACTTAGAAAGCCAAGCAATAAGATCATAATCaattactcaaaaaaaattgttcatgaGCTGCCATCTAAACCACAATACCGTGTCAAAATCGTCCTTAAAATGATCAACCTTTTGCAAACCTATATCAACCCCGTGAATCAAACAAGATCAGTAGAACGAACATCCACAAAAGCCGCCCAACTCTTAAATAGTCAACCAAGCAGATGAAAAAGTAAGAACCATCAATCACAATTTCTAGAAAGGAATATAGAAGGTAACGAACAGTTGACACTGATTACAAACATCCATAACACGGTTATACTCATCCTCAGCAGTACAATATTCTCACTCGTCCAACAAAGGAAAAGACTAACACCACAATTCCTGACTTGTATTAACCTAGAATACCATTATTAAACTAGTAACCTTCAAGAACATTTCTTCGCCTGACTCAAAGAAGACATTTCAGAAAACTTTCAAAGGTGATCTGCAAAACCCAGTTAGATCCTCTGTCACAGCATGAAACCTGTAAAAAATTCTAATGTAAGCCGCAATGAAAAATTAAGTCCTCGGTCCTTAGAAGCAGGGCTACCTGAACCTGCAAAACTCGTAATACATGTAAGATCGTAACttaaacaagagaaaaagttGATAGAAAACTCGTAATACATGTAAGATCATAacttaaaaaagagaaaaagttgaTAGAAAACAAAACCCGGTATGAAACAGCATGAAAATTTCCATGTTAACTAGCCTGGAAAGTGCGGTGGTCACGGATTACCTGACTGCAAGCAAAGATTCAAACGCGCACACAATAAAAGCATACAAACAGAAAGATGTGCATGCTTTTCAGTAGTGGTCAAAAAGGACGGGAACAATGTGTGGGGGGGAGGATACTGCTTTAAGGTGATCCCTtagcaatgggaataatcaaaatcaataaccaaaatgtgccacgtcagcatttgattatccatttagttcataatcaaacttaacaacctttacctccacattggtcatttttgcatccctataaaaaaaaaaaaccccacaatacacaatgcacctatgtccaatagcaaacgagttccaatcacgcacccaaccacaccaaattattcgtctcgatgagacgattctaatgtggggtattttttagttattgagttttgagtttggttattgggtttggttattgagttttggttattggtaaaagttgttaagtttggttatggaatgagtggaatttgattatttgctaaaagacttgtaactttgcttattataatgtgaggtgtttttttagcagtgttgttaagtttgcttatcgataccaatttgattattacaatggggatgctcttaCAAGGCAGGTATCATCAGTGGTTAAAAATCCAAGTTCCGAAGGATGTGTTaataaattcaaaatacatgtgttaataaattcaaaatacatCAGAATACGCAACCTAACTGCAAAGTACTCCACATAAACAACCCAGGAAGTAGGCGTATATAAGAACTGGGAGGGGAGGACCACTTTTGACGAGAGAACTTtggaagaaagagaaacaaagccAGTAATATAGAGAACCGTTGAGAAAGGTAAAAGACAActgaaaaaagggaaaaggatGGCGATAGAACACCATGCATGCAAGCACAAAAATCAAGCACATTAAAAGCAATTAGACAaccaataagaaaaagaaatgaggcAAAATTTTCGAATCATAGACAGTGAACCTGCACACCACCTGCATAGTGGAAAATGGAGTAAGCTATACTTGTTGACTGTGTTGgttctttcatttttccaagaaaaatggAACTCTCCATCAAATGAACACCCAAAAATCACGACACACAAGAAAGTGGGAGTACGAACCAGATAATACTAACTGGATCAATATCCATATCCACcatgttgctgctgctgctggtttCCATAGTACTCATCTCCTTGTGGCATGAACCCATTGTCCTTGCTTTCATTGTTGTAGTTGGAACCATCGGTATTAGTATTATTAGCTTGTTCTGCCTGTTCCCTTTCCCTGTTCCACTGTTCAATTTTAGCACGTCTCTCTTCACTTCCTTCCCTAACTGGACTCCGGTTCCTTCTTTCCCCTGGGCTCCTGCTCCGACCTTTACTATGGCCAGGGCTAGTGGTCCTGCGCCGCCTGCTACTACTCTCATAGTGGTAATCCCTCTCATCATACCTTCTACTGTGCCCACGACTTCCATGAGTGCGCTCGTCATCATAACTGCGATGCCTATAGGGACTTCGGCTTCGGCTTCGGCTCCGACTGGGGCTGTGCCTTCGGCGATACCTCCCAAACAACTGGCGTCTCAACTCTCTATTAAACATTAGGAGTAAGCGGACTCAGTTTACAAACAAAATCAGGCTGCACATCTGCAATACCATGCAACAATACAGAGGCCCAAAGCACCCATCAAGTTCCCTTACCTGCCGATCCTTTTCAGATGCATGAAGTTGCAATACCCGCCACGATTGCAGGCATTCTCCTCATATTGCCTACATGTGGCTTCACGAAAATCAGTCACTGGTGAGAAGTCAACAATTATGGGCCGACCTGACAGTACACAACAATATGCATagtattttaaaagaaaaattgatgTTGTAGTACGTTAACTTGTACAGAAAAACAAATAATGGCTGAAACAAAGGAACACCACCCTACCATCCAAAATGACACAGATCGAAATAACTAAGGGGAGAACAAATTACCAGCGTAATATCTTCCAGTCAGATTTTTTAGGGCATTTGAGGCATGTTCTTCCTCCCTAAACTGAACATACACATTACCCACCTGCCAATACAACATGGGGTGAATTCATATTAGATCACACAATAAAAAACACAGGAAATGAACAAGAACAACTATGAATACATCAAGATTGACATGTACTTACCA contains the following coding sequences:
- the LOC131333317 gene encoding splicing factor U2af small subunit B-like, producing the protein MAEHLASIFGTEKDRVNCPFYFKIGACRHGDRCSRLHTKPSVSPTLLLSNMYQRPDMITPGVDAQGHPIDPRKMQEHFEDFYEDLFEELNKYGEIESLNVCDNLADHMVGNVYVQFREEEHASNALKNLTGRYYAGRPIIVDFSPVTDFREATCRQYEENACNRGGYCNFMHLKRIGRELRRQLFGRYRRRHSPSRSRSRSRSPYRHRSYDDERTHGSRGHSRRYDERDYHYESSSRRRRTTSPGHSKGRSRSPGERRNRSPVREGSEERRAKIEQWNREREQAEQANNTNTDGSNYNNESKDNGFMPQGDEYYGNQQQQQHGGYGY